The genomic window CGCAAAAGGGCATGGTCCCATCCCCGATGCAGGCAGCCCAATACTCTGCATAGGCGCGAAGCTGATCGACGGGCTGCTGATGCGCGAGCTGGGCGAGCGCCGCCTCTGTATCCTCGCGATAACCGGCCACGAGCGTCCGGACGAGATCGACCTTGCTGGGGAAATGATGATGAATGCTCGCCTTCCGAATACCGACGGCTTCAGAGATGTCGGCATAGCTGAAGCCGTTGTAGCCCCCAGCGACGATAAGAGAGCGGGTGCAACGAAGAATTTCGTCAGAGGTGTTTCTTAGGTTGGCCATTGCAACGCAAGCTACCTACTAGTAGGATGATCGTCAAGCGGGCGTACGCATTTTCGCTCCGGCGAGAGGGGCGAGCTGGCGCCCTGAGGCGAAATGTCCCAGAAAGGTTAGAGAATGAGTACTGCCCCACAAGACTTAGAAGCCAGACTGCGCATTATCGAAGACAAGCTCGCGATTTACGATCTACTCGCATCGCATCCCCCGAGTGCGGATACTGGAAGCGCGGATTATACCATCTCAGCTTACCGCGAAGACGGGGTGTTCGACCGCGGTCCGACGCTGGACGGCGCGAAAGGCTCCGAGGCGATCGCTGCATTCATTCGACGGCCGGAACATCAGGCCGCCATTCGCAGCGGCTTGGCGCATTTCGTCGGTCTTCCGCTGGTCAAAATCAACGGCGACACCGCGACCGCGACCTCCTATCTGATGATTATCCATCTCGATCACGAGGGCGAGCCGCGGGATCTGCCCAACCACGGCGTGTCGACCGGCTATCGGATCCATCGGGCGGTCGTGAACAGGTGGGAGCTTGAACGGCGCAATGGTCGCTGGGTTATTGCCCGGCGCACGCTTCTGCCAGTCGACGGCCGCGATCCGCACCTTTCATTGCTGCGCCAAAGCCTGTGCGAAATGTACGATCTTCCCTTTGATGAAACCAATCCGCTGGGAGAAGGCGAATGATCGAAGGCGAGGAAAGGAGGTCCGGCGTTGGCTTGGGTCGAAGCGTCAGATGAGCATCACGAAGCGAATGATCGGTCTTTAGGACGTTAAGTACCGTCGGACCGGGGTCCGCCAGGGGTGACGGCCTGAGCGTCGCTCGATGCGTCGACCACTCACCGGATCGAGAGAGATCCCCGACTCCCATCGCAAAAGAAGACTCCCCGCGGCCGGCGACGACCGGGGAGCCTTTCAATGCCGCCATCAAAGCCAGTCGCGCACCTTGACGATGGCGTCTACGAAGGCCGAGGGCTGCTCCTGCGGCAGGTCATGCCACAGCGAGGCTCGAAAGTCCCAGGCACAATGCCATCAGGCGAGCTCGTCAATGAGCCGTTCGGCCGCATGTCGCGGCGCATCCGGTTCGAAATGCGCCCGCTGGACGATCAACACACCAGACTTGCGATCCGCCTTCAGGTTCACTTACGCGATTGGTGCTGTCGGCACATCGATCAGATCGAGCTTCCCCCCGTGATGAGGTCCTGGATTCGAGGATCATCGAGCACCGTATAGGGATAGACCGCGGGGATCGCGCTCACCGCGTCCAACCGCGCGATCTGGTCTGCTTCCAGCGTGACGCTCGCCGCAGCAAGATTGTCGTGGAACTGCGCGAGTGTGCGTGGCCCGATGATCGGCAGCGAGCCCTTGGCGGCGACCCATGCGATTGCAATCTCACCCGGGGTGACACCGGCCTCCTCGGCGACGGCAATCACCGTATCGATAACGGCGGTGCGCTGCGCGGTGTTCTCAGGCTGGAAGCCGGCACCTCCCCAAGCCTCGTCGCGCCGGTCTTGGGACTTGCCGCTGCGATATTTGCCGGTCAGCACGCCGCCGCCAAGGGGCGAGAATGCCACCACGCCGAGGCCGAGTGCCCGAGCGGCAGGGATCAGTTCCTGCTCGGTCGCGCGCTGGACAAGGCTATGTTCCACCTGAATGCCCGCGATCGGAACGGCGCCACGCAGCTCCGCGATCGTTGCGGCGCGCGCGATCCGCCATGCCGGGAAGTTCGACAACCCACCGTATAGGATCTTGCCGGCGCGCGTGAGGTCATCAAACCCGCGGACAATCTCCTCCAGCGGCGTCACGCCATCCGAGACGTGCACCCAGTACAAATCGATCCGATCCGTCTTGAGCCGTTTGAGGCTGGCCTCGACCGACGCCGCCATGGCCTGGCGGCTGTTGCCGGTGACAAGGACGCCGGAATTGG from Pedomonas mirosovicensis includes these protein-coding regions:
- a CDS encoding TetR/AcrR family transcriptional regulator: MANLRNTSDEILRCTRSLIVAGGYNGFSYADISEAVGIRKASIHHHFPSKVDLVRTLVAGYREDTEAALAQLAHQQPVDQLRAYAEYWAACIGDGTMPFCVCALLATEMPLLPPEIVLEVRAHFRVLSAWLTSVMERGAKQGSLTLSGTARSEAETFIATAHGAMLSARAYGDPTLFATITFPLIERLAAVRQ
- a CDS encoding nuclear transport factor 2 family protein, whose protein sequence is MSTAPQDLEARLRIIEDKLAIYDLLASHPPSADTGSADYTISAYREDGVFDRGPTLDGAKGSEAIAAFIRRPEHQAAIRSGLAHFVGLPLVKINGDTATATSYLMIIHLDHEGEPRDLPNHGVSTGYRIHRAVVNRWELERRNGRWVIARRTLLPVDGRDPHLSLLRQSLCEMYDLPFDETNPLGEGE